A region from the Salicibibacter cibarius genome encodes:
- a CDS encoding transposase family protein, translated as MVTRKEKREFEKDTNYFFEFVKIKEHFCKNLDRKLKRVKDPRHQSYVTYGTDLLLLMIIVKNASNCKSMREMSHRLNRDECIENIKKVLRLESLDELPNYDTINDFLMKVSPEELEHIRTYIIQELLKKRSLERYRIKGGYWGVIVDGTGLFSFNEEHCDHCLRRVYTDEEAGDKQTVYMHHVLEAKLVVGDMVLSIGSEFIENESKDVSKQDCELKAFYRLAEKLKETFKRLPICILGDSLYACEGVFHLCEQYRWKYILRFKEGRIQSLGDEFQAQKKLEQSTMKNVFWANDLAYQARTVNMLEGTVEEQEKQKQFLFLTNIRVNDRNAKALVSAGRNRWHIENQGFNHQTQISRH; from the coding sequence ATGGTGACAAGGAAGGAAAAAAGGGAGTTTGAAAAGGACACGAACTATTTTTTCGAGTTCGTAAAAATCAAGGAACATTTCTGTAAGAATCTCGATCGAAAGTTAAAACGTGTGAAAGATCCCAGACATCAAAGCTATGTGACGTATGGGACCGATCTCCTTCTTCTAATGATCATTGTCAAAAATGCATCGAATTGTAAAAGCATGAGAGAGATGAGCCATCGATTAAACCGAGACGAATGTATCGAAAACATCAAAAAGGTATTGCGTCTGGAAAGCCTGGACGAACTCCCGAACTACGACACGATCAATGACTTTTTAATGAAAGTATCGCCCGAAGAACTGGAACACATCCGAACCTACATCATCCAAGAATTATTAAAGAAGAGAAGTTTGGAGAGATACCGAATCAAAGGCGGTTATTGGGGTGTGATCGTTGATGGGACAGGCCTTTTCAGTTTTAATGAAGAGCATTGTGACCACTGTTTGAGGCGGGTTTATACCGACGAAGAAGCCGGAGATAAACAAACCGTGTACATGCACCATGTGCTCGAAGCCAAATTGGTGGTCGGCGATATGGTATTGAGCATCGGCTCCGAGTTCATTGAAAATGAATCGAAGGATGTATCCAAACAAGATTGCGAACTCAAGGCTTTTTATCGATTAGCAGAAAAGCTTAAAGAGACATTCAAACGGTTACCGATTTGTATTCTCGGCGATAGCCTTTATGCCTGCGAAGGCGTTTTCCATCTATGTGAACAGTATCGTTGGAAATATATTCTCCGTTTTAAAGAAGGCCGAATCCAAAGTTTAGGAGACGAATTTCAAGCCCAAAAAAAGCTGGAACAATCCACGATGAAAAATGTCTTTTGGGCAAATGATTTAGCCTACCAAGCCCGAACGGTGAACATGTTAGAGGGAACGGTCGAGGAACAGGAAAAGCAAAAACAGTTTTTATTTCTGACCAACATCAGGGTGAACGATCGTAATGCCAAGGCGCTGGTCAGTGCGGGACGCAATCGATGGCACATTGAAAACCAAGGATTCAATCATCAAACCCAGATTTCGCGCCACTGA
- a CDS encoding IS1634 family transposase: MTLSPKDLPDIQPVRIGSTPVIRQLIDKMGLIEAIDKLSSVKEKDCNVSVGTRVAAMIINQLSHRKALYRVQEFYQEQDVELLFGAGTKASDFNDDALGRALDALHDAGIENVCKAAVQAVQAPIDLTWKGLHFDTTSFVYTGQPKDEEDVLKIVRGYSKDHRPDLPQFKLGMGTTPEGIPVYADILNGNQDDKTWNKHVLNALTDWYDPEKLEQAIFISDSALVTQANLEATKGQENQPDFQFLSRLPENFKLAKTLKAEALEQDQDQWEEIGALVKRKGAASYRIYPAKAKLNGKTYRFLVVQSDHMEAQKEKTIQNNLEKEQRSWHKDQAELESQDFACEADAEEALTTFLKNHRKGYHTFEGTVVRDEIPGKRQKRGRPKKGEAPPPPVTVYRVRLTLHPPSDKQLEALRQQGAIFILVTNVAKDDQPNVELLKAYKGQQTVENRFRFLKNPFFVGRVFLSKPRRVEAFASVMMISTMVYSLFEYLIRKNMEGASEPLNQLGGGGRRSFHPTGESVLELLDTVDILHMEIDGQRRRFFPKHYEPQLPRILDLLEMDASIFTEPRSSKGVENRHQ; the protein is encoded by the coding sequence TTGACTCTATCACCAAAAGATCTTCCTGACATTCAACCCGTTCGTATCGGATCAACGCCAGTGATCCGCCAGCTGATTGATAAAATGGGACTGATTGAGGCCATCGACAAGCTTTCTTCTGTCAAAGAGAAAGACTGTAACGTCTCCGTAGGGACACGAGTGGCTGCTATGATCATCAATCAATTATCCCACCGTAAAGCCCTTTATCGCGTCCAAGAATTTTATCAAGAGCAAGATGTCGAGTTGCTCTTTGGCGCCGGAACGAAAGCGAGCGATTTCAATGACGATGCGCTCGGCCGGGCGTTGGACGCCCTTCATGACGCGGGGATCGAAAACGTTTGCAAGGCCGCCGTTCAGGCCGTCCAAGCCCCGATCGACCTCACGTGGAAAGGGCTTCATTTTGATACCACGTCTTTTGTGTACACGGGACAGCCCAAGGACGAAGAAGACGTGTTGAAAATCGTGCGCGGCTATTCCAAAGATCACCGGCCTGACCTACCTCAATTCAAACTTGGCATGGGAACGACGCCGGAAGGCATTCCGGTGTATGCCGATATTTTAAACGGCAATCAAGACGATAAAACGTGGAACAAGCATGTCTTGAATGCGTTAACCGATTGGTATGACCCAGAGAAGCTGGAACAAGCCATTTTTATTTCCGATAGTGCCCTGGTGACCCAAGCCAATTTAGAGGCCACCAAAGGCCAAGAGAATCAGCCTGATTTTCAGTTTTTGTCCCGCCTGCCGGAAAATTTTAAGCTCGCTAAAACCTTGAAGGCAGAGGCTTTAGAGCAGGATCAGGATCAGTGGGAGGAGATTGGTGCCCTCGTGAAGCGTAAAGGCGCTGCTTCTTACCGCATCTACCCTGCCAAAGCTAAACTTAACGGGAAAACCTACCGGTTTCTAGTGGTCCAATCCGACCATATGGAGGCTCAAAAAGAAAAAACCATCCAAAACAACCTGGAAAAGGAACAGCGAAGCTGGCACAAGGATCAAGCCGAGCTGGAAAGCCAAGACTTCGCCTGCGAAGCCGACGCGGAAGAAGCGCTTACCACGTTTCTCAAAAATCACCGCAAAGGCTACCATACGTTTGAAGGAACGGTGGTTCGTGACGAGATCCCGGGCAAACGACAAAAGCGAGGACGGCCCAAGAAAGGGGAGGCACCACCGCCGCCCGTAACCGTTTACCGCGTCCGATTAACGCTTCATCCGCCATCGGATAAACAGCTCGAGGCGCTCCGGCAACAAGGCGCCATCTTTATTCTCGTGACCAATGTGGCCAAAGATGATCAGCCGAATGTGGAACTGTTAAAAGCTTATAAAGGGCAACAGACGGTGGAAAATCGCTTTCGATTTCTCAAAAACCCCTTTTTTGTCGGCCGAGTTTTCCTGTCCAAGCCCCGACGCGTCGAAGCTTTTGCTTCTGTGATGATGATCAGCACGATGGTCTACAGCCTCTTCGAATACCTGATTCGCAAAAATATGGAAGGGGCCTCCGAACCCCTGAATCAGCTCGGCGGTGGGGGTCGCAGAAGTTTTCACCCCACGGGTGAGTCTGTTTTGGAACTTTTGGATACCGTCGACATCCTTCATATGGAGATCGACGGCCAACGTCGGCGGTTCTTCCCCAAGCATTATGAGCCGCAATTGCCCCGTATCCTCGATTTGTTAGAAATGGATGCGAGCATTTTTACGGAACCAAGAAGCTCAAAGGGTGTCGAAAACCGTCACCAGTAA
- a CDS encoding transposase has protein sequence MWDQKNHRYHIGHANSHDYQAMKNHYLLTQITDILMQLYEKGLDVLKRIRKSKKEISSNLLEAIRTRLLTDEDISHLKKPIQVRLT, from the coding sequence ATGTGGGATCAAAAAAATCATCGCTATCATATTGGACATGCAAATAGTCATGATTATCAAGCGATGAAGAACCATTACTTGCTTACGCAAATCACGGATATCCTCATGCAACTGTATGAAAAAGGGTTGGACGTGCTTAAAAGGATCAGAAAAAGCAAAAAAGAAATATCCTCAAACTTGTTAGAAGCCATTCGCACACGGTTGCTAACAGATGAGGATATCTCGCACCTTAAAAAACCTATACAGGTAAGGCTTACCTGA
- a CDS encoding sensor histidine kinase translates to MIRHYLADRALFILFYGVNTVAIALVAYLSLLFAGLEQPWNAFAYMGLLSLFFLLVGLAIDYARKRPLLKKITDMAKRNPLPLETAHELEAMRVPSREASLFIGMLRRYQERYREELDHYKSMQEQHQVFVTQWVHHMKTPVSVISLLTQQGKQQLEDRRSKTFLDEINDENDRFRHGLELMLHLARLDHFAVDFVADEVDVVALLRELVNEEKRQFIRRNLFPEILVDNENLLVYSDQKWLRVVFHQLLLNALRYSRQGKGDRVTIAIFKEGDATLVEIQDRGIGIPAHDLPNIFSPFFTGDNGREKTESTGMGLYLSRMIADHLGHSLYAHSRVGEGTTMTVRFSSRTLHDR, encoded by the coding sequence ATGATTCGACACTACCTAGCAGACCGTGCGCTTTTTATTCTTTTTTACGGGGTCAACACCGTTGCAATCGCGCTCGTCGCCTATCTGTCTCTCCTGTTCGCCGGTTTGGAACAGCCATGGAACGCATTCGCTTATATGGGACTCCTTAGCCTGTTTTTTTTGCTCGTTGGACTGGCCATTGATTACGCAAGAAAACGTCCGTTGTTGAAGAAAATAACCGACATGGCAAAAAGAAACCCATTGCCACTCGAAACCGCCCATGAATTGGAAGCGATGAGAGTACCATCACGCGAAGCATCCTTGTTCATCGGTATGCTTCGCCGCTATCAGGAGCGCTACCGCGAAGAATTGGATCATTACAAGTCGATGCAAGAGCAACATCAAGTTTTCGTCACTCAGTGGGTGCACCACATGAAAACACCGGTATCGGTCATCTCGCTATTAACGCAGCAGGGAAAACAACAGCTTGAAGACCGGAGATCGAAAACGTTTCTCGATGAAATCAACGACGAAAACGACCGTTTTCGCCACGGCCTTGAACTCATGCTTCATTTGGCGCGGCTCGACCATTTCGCCGTTGATTTTGTTGCCGATGAAGTCGATGTCGTCGCGTTACTGCGTGAACTCGTTAACGAAGAAAAACGTCAGTTTATTCGGCGAAACCTCTTTCCGGAAATCTTGGTCGACAACGAAAACCTGCTCGTATACAGTGATCAAAAATGGTTGCGCGTCGTTTTCCACCAACTTTTGCTGAATGCGCTTCGTTATTCCCGGCAAGGAAAGGGCGATCGCGTCACCATTGCCATCTTTAAAGAGGGGGACGCCACCCTTGTAGAGATTCAGGACCGTGGCATCGGCATTCCCGCGCATGACTTGCCGAACATTTTCTCCCCGTTTTTCACCGGAGATAATGGCCGGGAAAAAACGGAATCAACCGGAATGGGACTGTATTTAAGCCGCATGATCGCTGACCACCTCGGGCACTCCCTGTATGCCCATTCACGGGTCGGCGAAGGCACGACAATGACCGTGCGCTTTTCTTCACGAACCTTACATGACAGATGA
- a CDS encoding response regulator transcription factor: MKILIVDDDPLVRQSLKLLLEKESDIEVSGLAADGQEAIDQCETRLPDVVLMDIRMPNVDGIDSTKQLKAKWPELHIMMLTTFKDEQNIRLALQAGAEGYLLKSTAVENMAQQIRALMAGGSVLDADVLKQIMEPEVHDSISELTERENDIAAAIAQGLSNKEISEQLFLSVGTVRNTLSVVLDKLELRDRTQLAIYYWKRGK, from the coding sequence ATGAAGATCCTGATTGTCGATGATGATCCGCTCGTACGCCAAAGCCTCAAACTATTGCTTGAAAAAGAGTCAGACATTGAGGTTAGCGGCCTTGCCGCAGACGGCCAGGAAGCCATTGATCAATGTGAAACAAGACTGCCGGACGTCGTGCTTATGGACATCCGCATGCCGAACGTGGACGGAATTGATAGCACAAAGCAGTTGAAGGCGAAATGGCCGGAACTTCACATCATGATGCTGACAACGTTTAAAGATGAACAGAACATCCGCCTCGCCCTTCAAGCAGGCGCGGAAGGGTATTTGCTGAAATCAACCGCGGTTGAAAACATGGCGCAACAAATACGCGCCTTAATGGCAGGCGGCTCCGTCCTCGATGCGGATGTTTTAAAACAAATCATGGAACCGGAAGTTCACGATAGTATCAGCGAGCTCACCGAACGTGAAAACGACATAGCCGCGGCCATCGCCCAGGGTTTATCCAATAAAGAAATCTCTGAACAGCTGTTTTTAAGCGTCGGCACCGTACGCAACACCCTCTCGGTCGTGCTGGATAAACTTGAATTGCGGGATCGGACCCAGCTCGCGATTTATTATTGGAAGCGAGGGAAATAA
- a CDS encoding FtsX-like permease family protein, with protein MNIRRLARRNLTGNAQQYAAYFLSCVFAVSIFFIYTQFILHPEVMSGEIQGGDAVRSGMISAQVIIVIFSVFFIAYSNNTFLQTRSQEFGLLTLFGMSKRQLRKLIYLEQTITSLLAIVFGLGIGTLFSKLFLMLMSAMLNTEAPIAFEFVPMAYVITAIGFIVLFQALTLLSFWKMRGQTVQDFLQDARKPKVMPRSSMTVTVIALLFLGFGYFIAATASIELSFLLIFPILFFVLIGSYFLFTQGTVAAYKRLYKRKSLLRGPQLVTRTNILFRLKDYARMLFLTSTITAVVLTAAGTVYLANEYMVDMVMEQTPASVTWTEESAAENAILEPERAEEIIAEYDTDVEYTFNIEMLPADVSIAGEEGVVAVFPETEYNEIATYRGLDPLEMEEDEIFVTSPMLGFGPWEELEEMEQLDMDMNGEQTTMDIAGTAEDAIVGATNQGQIQVVMNDVRFLHYASQYSDEEKIRSLGYHFVDWENEIEVSNALDEEVGDPSLFQTMAPPFQALQQAFSLTLFIGLFVSVLFFIVQGSMLYLKLFTELEDTKKQLLSLNRIGITRKEAGKILGHKIKFLFFVPLAVGALHASFAYAMLASILGVNLFWSAIMVISIYAILQYLYYLITRHFYLKAAFR; from the coding sequence ATGAACATTCGTCGCCTCGCGCGTAGGAATTTAACCGGGAATGCCCAGCAGTATGCCGCTTATTTTCTCAGTTGCGTGTTTGCGGTAAGTATTTTCTTCATTTATACGCAATTCATTTTGCATCCGGAGGTTATGAGCGGTGAGATCCAAGGTGGCGATGCCGTTCGCAGCGGTATGATTTCGGCACAAGTGATTATTGTGATTTTCTCGGTCTTTTTCATTGCGTATTCGAACAACACTTTCCTGCAAACCCGCTCACAAGAATTTGGTTTATTAACCCTGTTTGGGATGAGCAAGCGGCAATTACGAAAACTGATTTATCTCGAGCAAACAATTACATCTTTACTCGCGATTGTGTTTGGCCTTGGCATCGGAACACTGTTTTCGAAATTGTTTCTCATGCTCATGAGCGCGATGCTTAACACGGAAGCCCCCATCGCTTTCGAATTTGTGCCAATGGCTTACGTTATCACGGCGATCGGTTTCATCGTTCTGTTTCAAGCGTTAACGCTGCTGTCTTTTTGGAAAATGCGTGGGCAGACCGTTCAAGATTTTTTACAAGATGCACGCAAGCCGAAAGTAATGCCGCGTTCTTCGATGACGGTAACGGTGATCGCGCTTTTATTTCTCGGTTTTGGTTACTTTATCGCCGCCACGGCGAGCATTGAACTATCATTTTTGTTAATTTTTCCGATTCTCTTCTTCGTTCTGATCGGGTCTTACTTTTTATTCACGCAAGGTACCGTAGCCGCCTACAAGCGTTTATATAAAAGAAAATCATTGCTAAGAGGACCGCAATTAGTGACGCGCACGAATATTCTTTTTCGTTTAAAAGATTACGCGCGCATGCTTTTCCTCACATCGACGATCACCGCCGTCGTGCTCACCGCTGCCGGCACGGTATATCTTGCGAATGAATATATGGTAGACATGGTCATGGAGCAAACACCGGCTTCCGTCACTTGGACGGAAGAAAGCGCAGCTGAAAATGCCATTCTTGAGCCGGAACGGGCGGAAGAAATTATTGCAGAATATGATACGGATGTTGAATACACATTCAACATAGAAATGCTCCCCGCGGATGTCTCCATTGCCGGTGAAGAAGGCGTTGTTGCTGTCTTTCCGGAAACCGAGTACAACGAAATTGCCACATATCGGGGCTTGGATCCATTGGAAATGGAAGAAGACGAAATTTTTGTCACGTCCCCCATGCTCGGGTTTGGTCCATGGGAAGAGCTTGAAGAAATGGAACAGTTAGACATGGATATGAACGGGGAACAAACCACCATGGACATCGCCGGCACAGCGGAAGATGCAATCGTCGGGGCAACCAATCAAGGACAAATTCAAGTGGTCATGAATGATGTGCGTTTTCTCCACTACGCCTCTCAATACAGCGATGAGGAAAAAATTCGCTCATTAGGTTATCACTTCGTCGATTGGGAAAATGAAATAGAAGTCTCAAATGCGTTGGATGAAGAAGTCGGGGATCCCTCCCTATTCCAAACGATGGCCCCGCCATTTCAAGCACTACAACAAGCATTTTCCTTAACATTATTTATCGGACTGTTCGTCAGTGTCCTCTTTTTCATTGTACAAGGAAGCATGTTGTATTTGAAATTGTTCACGGAACTGGAAGATACGAAAAAACAGCTGCTATCGTTAAACCGTATTGGCATCACCCGTAAAGAAGCAGGAAAAATTCTCGGGCATAAAATTAAATTCCTTTTCTTTGTCCCTTTGGCTGTCGGTGCACTGCACGCCAGTTTTGCCTATGCCATGCTCGCAAGCATCCTGGGTGTCAATCTATTCTGGAGCGCTATTATGGTCATCTCTATCTACGCCATTTTGCAATATCTCTATTATTTAATCACGCGTCATTTTTATTTAAAAGCGGCTTTTCGCTAG
- a CDS encoding AMP-binding protein has translation MANLLEVTTGRLLENIAEREGEREAVVYPDRDLRLSYRTFNDLCRQTARGMMALGIEKGDHVAVWTANKPEWLVSQFATGKAGAVLVTVNTSYQEEELAYLLSQSESSTLILQPQFKTTSYIDILYRLVPELKTSEPGKLQSERFPRLKRVIIVDGVEEDYPGIYSWDSLLEAGDTVPEYALDKRMAILDKDDVINMQYTSGTTGFPKGVMLTHSNIVNNGLNIAECMKLTNEDRLCIPVPFFHCFGCVLGILACVNKGTTMVIVEEFDPKLVMEAVHQEKCTGLHGVPTMFIAELNHPEFDQYDFSALRTGIMAGSNCPVEVMKAVMDQMGAQEVTIAYGQTESSPVITQTRTDDSLERKTETVGRALPNVEVKIVAPGTDKEVPAGTQGELCTRGYHVMKGYYNDPEATAEVLTADGWLHTGDLAVMDEHGYCTVTGRMKDMIIRGGENIYPREIEEFLYRHPAVLDVQIVGVADEKYGEEIGAYVRLKEDQQATVEDIKDFCHGSISHHKIPRHITFVDSYPMTASGKIQKYKLREDAKKIFLGSSET, from the coding sequence ATGGCGAATTTGCTAGAAGTAACAACCGGACGACTGTTGGAAAATATCGCCGAACGCGAGGGGGAGCGAGAAGCGGTTGTTTATCCTGATCGCGACTTGCGACTCTCCTATCGAACGTTTAACGATTTATGCCGACAAACCGCGCGGGGAATGATGGCGCTCGGCATCGAAAAAGGGGATCATGTCGCGGTGTGGACGGCGAATAAACCGGAGTGGCTCGTGTCACAATTCGCAACCGGGAAAGCAGGGGCAGTGCTCGTTACCGTTAACACCAGTTATCAAGAAGAAGAGCTCGCCTACCTGCTCTCGCAATCGGAATCGTCGACTTTAATTTTACAACCGCAATTCAAGACGACGTCTTACATTGACATTTTGTACAGGCTCGTTCCCGAGCTAAAAACATCAGAACCGGGAAAATTACAGTCGGAACGCTTCCCGCGTTTGAAACGCGTAATCATCGTGGATGGGGTCGAAGAAGACTACCCCGGGATCTATTCATGGGATTCTCTTCTGGAAGCAGGGGATACCGTGCCCGAATACGCGCTGGATAAACGCATGGCGATTCTCGATAAGGATGACGTCATCAATATGCAGTACACGTCCGGAACGACCGGATTTCCGAAAGGCGTCATGTTAACCCATTCCAATATTGTAAACAACGGTTTGAACATTGCCGAATGCATGAAACTCACCAATGAGGACCGCCTCTGTATTCCCGTCCCATTTTTTCATTGTTTTGGTTGCGTCCTCGGAATACTCGCTTGCGTAAACAAAGGAACAACGATGGTTATCGTCGAGGAATTTGATCCTAAACTGGTCATGGAAGCGGTGCATCAAGAAAAATGTACCGGCCTTCACGGGGTGCCGACAATGTTCATCGCCGAGCTCAATCATCCCGAGTTTGATCAATACGATTTTTCCGCGCTGCGCACCGGGATTATGGCAGGATCAAACTGCCCGGTTGAGGTCATGAAAGCCGTGATGGACCAAATGGGTGCCCAGGAAGTAACCATTGCTTACGGACAAACGGAATCGTCACCCGTCATTACGCAAACGCGAACCGACGATTCACTGGAACGAAAAACAGAAACCGTCGGCCGGGCGCTCCCGAATGTGGAAGTCAAAATCGTCGCTCCCGGGACGGACAAAGAAGTGCCCGCCGGGACACAAGGCGAGCTCTGTACACGCGGATACCACGTCATGAAAGGCTATTATAATGATCCGGAAGCGACCGCTGAAGTGTTAACCGCCGATGGATGGCTTCATACCGGCGATCTAGCTGTGATGGATGAACACGGCTATTGCACGGTTACCGGCCGAATGAAAGATATGATCATCCGCGGAGGGGAAAATATTTATCCGCGCGAAATCGAAGAGTTTTTATATCGCCACCCCGCGGTCTTAGACGTGCAAATCGTAGGCGTCGCCGATGAAAAATACGGCGAAGAAATCGGAGCTTATGTACGATTAAAAGAAGACCAACAAGCAACCGTTGAAGATATTAAAGACTTTTGCCACGGTTCCATTTCCCATCATAAAATTCCAAGACACATCACTTTCGTCGATAGCTATCCGATGACCGCGTCGGGCAAAATCCAAAAGTACAAATTGAGGGAAGATGCCAAGAAAATATTTTTAGGATCATCCGAAACCTGA
- a CDS encoding response regulator transcription factor yields MYSILIVEDDDKIAGILSDHLQRYGYSVSTAEQLHAIKAQFVKIDPDLVLLDINLPYFDGFYWCRQIRSISNVPVIFISARTDDMNQVMAIENGGDDYITKPFHLDLVTAKIKSVLRRAYGAYALNNAHSQTAELAGLFIHPEKNELAYSSARIELSKKEFTLFRKLSEAHDRIVSRDDLLEALWDEVDFVDDNTLSVNVNRLRRRLQELGIHDAIQTVRGQGYRLDVNWGDG; encoded by the coding sequence ATGTATTCCATCCTTATCGTGGAAGACGATGATAAAATTGCCGGGATTCTCAGTGATCACTTGCAGCGCTATGGGTATTCCGTAAGCACAGCGGAGCAGTTACATGCCATTAAAGCACAATTTGTAAAAATAGATCCTGACCTTGTCTTGCTCGACATCAATCTGCCTTACTTCGATGGCTTTTATTGGTGCCGGCAAATTAGGAGTATCTCCAATGTACCGGTTATTTTTATATCGGCACGAACCGATGACATGAATCAGGTGATGGCGATTGAAAACGGCGGTGATGATTACATTACCAAGCCGTTTCATCTCGATCTCGTCACAGCGAAAATCAAAAGCGTTTTACGCAGAGCATACGGGGCGTATGCCCTGAACAATGCCCATAGCCAAACAGCGGAATTGGCCGGTCTATTTATTCATCCGGAAAAAAATGAATTGGCGTACAGTTCCGCGCGCATCGAACTTTCAAAAAAAGAGTTCACTTTGTTTCGGAAATTAAGCGAAGCCCATGACCGTATCGTCAGCCGGGATGATCTTCTCGAAGCGCTTTGGGATGAAGTTGATTTCGTGGACGATAACACGTTGTCCGTGAACGTGAACCGATTGCGGAGACGGCTCCAAGAATTAGGCATCCACGATGCGATTCAAACGGTTCGCGGGCAAGGATACCGATTAGATGTTAATTGGGGAGACGGATAA
- a CDS encoding ABC transporter ATP-binding protein, whose protein sequence is MAILEVDALGKTYYPKKEGLSYKALTNFHLQVDKGEFIGVMGPSGSGKTTLLNMLATIDAPTSGKMVINGTDPTTLNNNQLAIFRRRQLGFVFQDFNLLDTLTVRENILLPLALDKYSHKKMNTRLDEIADQLGITDILEKRITEISGGQQQRTACARAIIHDPTMILADEPTGNLDSKSARQVMDTLTTINDDQGATILTVTHDPTVASYCDRIVFIKDGRFFSEIRKGDRQQAFYQNILDTLSVLGGDFHEHSSPRA, encoded by the coding sequence ATGGCGATACTCGAAGTCGATGCCCTCGGCAAAACGTACTATCCGAAAAAAGAAGGGCTCTCGTACAAAGCGTTGACAAACTTTCATCTGCAAGTAGACAAAGGGGAATTCATCGGGGTGATGGGACCGTCGGGAAGCGGGAAGACGACGTTACTCAATATGCTCGCGACGATCGACGCGCCAACATCGGGAAAAATGGTCATCAACGGCACCGACCCCACGACATTAAATAACAATCAACTGGCGATTTTCAGACGGCGGCAACTCGGTTTTGTCTTTCAAGATTTCAATTTGCTCGATACGTTAACCGTTCGGGAGAATATCTTGTTGCCACTCGCGCTCGATAAGTATTCACACAAGAAAATGAACACACGTCTGGACGAAATTGCTGACCAACTGGGCATTACGGATATCCTTGAAAAACGCATCACCGAAATTTCCGGTGGGCAGCAACAACGTACCGCTTGTGCCCGCGCCATTATTCACGATCCGACGATGATTCTTGCCGATGAGCCGACGGGGAACCTTGATTCCAAATCAGCCCGGCAAGTGATGGATACCCTCACGACGATAAACGACGACCAAGGCGCAACCATTCTTACCGTCACCCATGACCCGACGGTCGCGAGCTATTGCGATCGCATCGTGTTTATCAAAGACGGTCGTTTTTTCTCGGAAATTCGCAAAGGGGATCGCCAACAGGCATTCTACCAAAACATTCTTGATACGCTCTCTGTCCTCGGAGGTGACTTCCATGAACATTCGTCGCCTCGCGCGTAG
- a CDS encoding universal stress protein UspA, producing the protein MDYSHHDEHILVCVNHGESGIRLIRRGLKLALKLESPLTILVFGSLPEDDEHDKIVGMPLFKKISNHYGANLIMENSDSFKVNKVIADKAKTIGATQIIIGQMVESLWRRFLGNTTLDGLLKDLPYADVRVVPHPHHHEGGEKDYEHGVNAYLHENEDGTYNLAFHNDTTATHEGVFYKHIQTDFNNGRFVYYEENDIYEVRVLKGHVPHLENIIEGMM; encoded by the coding sequence ATGGATTACAGTCATCACGATGAACATATTTTGGTTTGCGTGAATCACGGCGAGTCGGGAATCCGACTTATCCGCCGCGGCCTTAAACTCGCTTTGAAGCTAGAATCTCCCCTGACCATTTTAGTTTTTGGCTCCTTACCTGAAGACGATGAGCATGACAAAATTGTCGGCATGCCGTTATTCAAAAAAATTTCCAACCATTACGGAGCAAATTTAATTATGGAAAACAGCGACTCTTTTAAAGTCAACAAAGTGATCGCAGACAAAGCGAAAACCATTGGCGCTACCCAGATCATCATTGGTCAAATGGTCGAAAGTCTTTGGCGGCGCTTCCTGGGAAACACAACACTTGATGGTTTGTTAAAGGATCTCCCTTATGCAGATGTGAGAGTTGTGCCGCACCCCCATCATCATGAAGGTGGGGAAAAGGACTACGAACATGGAGTAAACGCCTATTTGCATGAAAATGAAGACGGGACATACAACCTCGCCTTCCATAACGACACCACCGCCACCCACGAAGGCGTGTTTTATAAACATATTCAAACGGATTTTAATAACGGCAGGTTTGTTTATTATGAGGAAAATGATATCTATGAAGTACGGGTATTGAAAGGGCATGTGCCGCATCTAGAGAATATTATCGAAGGCATGATGTAG